The Mytilus galloprovincialis chromosome 2, xbMytGall1.hap1.1, whole genome shotgun sequence genome has a window encoding:
- the LOC143063378 gene encoding ER degradation-enhancing alpha-mannosidase-like protein 3 yields MKCQKVVIVLSFVIVIFVLEDGLVKAMSLSQKRELKLKLKEMFFHAYNSYMENAYPADELMPLSCKGRYRGSQPNRGDIDDSLGNFTLTLIDTLDTLAVLGEVEEFDKAVRLVISQVNFDTDVVVSVFETNIRVLGGLLGGHVLATSLKKRRKGMEWYTDDLLSMAKDIGYRLLPAFNTSTGIPYPRVNLRHGIRDMINKYKDTCTACAGTMVLEFAALSRLTGEPIFEEKAHKAMDYLWEQRHRSSDLVGTVINIHNGDWVRRESGVGAGIDSYYEYVLKAYILLGDDEYLDRFNKHYSAVMKYISQGPLLVDVHMHKPEALSRHFMDSLLAFWPGLQVLKGDIKPAIQTHQMLYQVMQKHNFLPEGFTSDFRVHWGNHPLRPELIESTYFLFKATGDNHYLEVGKKMMENLDAHARVPCGFAAIKDVTSGAHEDQLDSYVFAETFKYLYLLFAEKSDLIINVDDYLFTTEAHLLPLSLSVYNYTAQVPKIRREVYESLDNLYNEEELSATIDISALRVENTCQNPQYLATNLMNYATKVRGEMKGWMDKSVPVQSCSSGPRLKAADFIAGNKAQLQQLHDMGIRIATMADGRIQLLHSAADAASVEDAENGMKFMQEMIELSSKQPQDAAHEPMVVQVITEPYYGTLWFKAGPAQFGYNLKTNPPVQGPVVKAEPYKACSPIENAAEIKNKIAVIERGDCMFNDKARNLMKAGAIGGIVIDHTKGSTVEGQLLFAMSGDGTQDVKIPMVFLFHKEGHQLFEVLLAFPETEVLLAHTRKSEGYFRPDLGSSVTTQPKSPPTSAKGPSRVENVPKVTVRVVGDKVTKTTLKDGNDETIISDSSGNTVYYKYQAGTNKILMNVKVNPKDNKKPEVPVVTDDDVIVITTRPDGSKQLSFNFDHISAAVSDSVPQLNQIYQYVVDILKERTNFHSLDNQGDYLTAVARILESAYFNTGSFDSQSQRMFDKLASVLELKKKDTVSSEEKSTTVLHDSKDTTDSLPSYASGGELNEEFEITEQISELDSESSNSEKPESIANVKIIDKNGNIKYMKVEEFEDYAQFTNIDDYVSNKRTESNNENVDNDTNENVGDTDNNNNNNNKDEL; encoded by the exons ATGAAGTGCCAAAAAGTAGTAATAGTGTTGTCTTTTGTAATTGTGATTTTTGTATTGGAAGATGGTTTGGTAAAAGCAATGTCTCTGTCTCAAAAAAGGGAGTTAAA attgAAGCTTAAAGAAATGTTCTTCCATGCTTATAACTCTTACATG GAGAATGCCTATCCTGCTGATGAATTGATGCCATTGAGTTGTAAAGGACGTTATAGAGGATCACAACCAAACAGAGGCGATATAGATGATAGCTTAggaaa TTTTACATTGACGCTAATAGATACTTTGGACACATTAGCA GTATTGGGTGAAGTAGAAGAGTTTGATAAAGCTGTCAGATTAGTTATATCTCAGGTGAACTTTGACACAGATGTTGTTGTATCAGtatttgaaacaaacattagGGTTCTAGG GGGACTTTTAGGGGGACATGTTTTAGCAACATCACTTAAAAAGAGGAGGAAAGGAATGGAATGGTATACAGATGACTTATTATCAATGGCTAAAGATATTGGTTACAGATTATTGCCAGCATTTAATACATCCACTGGAATTCCTTATCCTAGA GTAAATTTACGGCATGGTATAAGAGATATGATTAATAAATACAAGGATACTTGTACAGCATGTGCTGGAACTATGGTTTTAGAATTTGCTGCCTTGAGTCGACTAACAGGAGAACCTATTTTTGAg GAGAAAGCACATAAGGCCATGGATTATTTATGGGAACAAAGACACAGAAGTAGTGATCTCGTTGGGACAGTTATTAATATACATAATGGCGATTGGGTTAGGAGAG AAAGTGGAGTTGGTGCTGGGATAGACTCGTACTATGAGTATGTATTAAAGGCCTACATATTACTTGGTGATGATGAGTATTTAGACAGATTTAACAAG CATTATTCAGCAGTCATGAAATATATAAGCCAGGGGCCATTATTGGTTGATGTACATATGCATAAACCAGAAGCTTTATCCAGACATTTTATGGATTCATTACTGGCTTTCTGGCCAGGTCTTCAG GTTTTAAAGGGTGATATAAAACCAGCAATACAGACTCATCAGATGCTTTATCAAGTTAtgcaaaaacacaattttttgcCTGAG GGATTCACATCTGACTTTAGAGTACACTGGGGTAATCATCCTCTTAGACCAGAATTAATAGAATCTACTTATTTTCTGTTTAAG GCAACTGGTGATAATCATTATTTAGAAGTTGGCAAGAAAATGATGGAGAATTTGGATGCTCATGCACGAGTACCGTGTGGATTTGCTGCCATTAAAGATGTAACTTCAGGAGCGCATGAAGACCA ATTGGATTCCTATGTCTTTGCTGAGACATTTAAGTACTTGTACTTATTGTTTGCTGAGAAATCTGACCTGATAATAAATGTAGATGACTATTTATTTACCACAGAAGCTCATCTCCTACCTTTATCATTGTCTGTATATAATTACACAGCTCAAGTTCCAAAG ATCAGACGAGAGGTATATGAAAGTTTAGATAATCTTTATAATGAAGAAGAGTTATCAGCTACTATTGATATATCAGCCTTAAGAGTAGAAAATACATGTCAGAATCCTCAGTATTTAGCcacaaatttaatgaattatgCCACAAAAGTTAGAGGAGAAATGAAAGGATGGATGGATAAATCTGTACCAGTACAAAG TTGTTCTTCAGGTCCTCGTCTGAAAGCTGCTGATTTCATAGCTGGTAATAAAGCCCAGTTACAACAGTTACATGACATGGGTATAAGGATAGCTACAATGGCTGATGGCAGGATACAACTTCTCCATTCAGCTGCTGAT GCTGCTTCTGTAGAAGATGCAGAGAATGGTATGAAATTTATGCAGGAAATGATAGAATTATCATCAAAGCAACCACAAGATG CTGCCCATGAGCCGATGGTAGTACAAGTTATAACAGAACCTTATTATGGAACTCTATGGTTTAAAGCAGGTCCAGCACAGTTTGGTTACAACTTAAAAACTAACCCTCCA GTGCAGGGACCTGTAGTAAAAGCTGAACCATATAAAGCATGTTCCCCGATAGAAAATGCTGCTGAAATAAAGAACAAGATAGCAGTGATAGAAAGGGGTGATTGTATGTTCAATGACAAG GCTAGAAATTTAATGAAGGCTGGAGCTATAGGAGGCATTGTTATAG ATCATACAAAAGGTAGCACTGTAGAGGGTCAGCTTTTGTTTGCTATGTCTGGAGATGGAACTCAAGATGTTAAAATTCCAATGGTCTTTCTCTTTCACAAAGAAGGACATCAGTTGTTTGAAGTTTTGTTAGCTTTTCCAGAAACAGAAGTTCTATTGGCTCATACTCGTAAGAGTGAAG GCTATTTTAGGCCAGATCTAGGGTCTAGTGTCACAACTCAGCCTAAATCACCACCAACTTCTGCAAAGGGCCCAAGTCGTGTTGAGAATGTTCCTAAAGTGACCGTTCGTGTTGTTGGTGATAAAGTAACAAAGACAACTTTAAAAGATGGAAATGATGAAACCATTATTTCTGACAGTTCAGGGAATACAGTGTATTACAAATATCAGGCAggaacaaacaaaatattaatgaatGTCAAGGTCAATCCCAAGGACAATAAGAAACCTGAAGTTCCCGTGGTAACAGATGATGATGTGATAGTGATAACAACAAGGCCGGATGGTTCAAAAcaattatcatttaattttgatcATATCTCTGCTGCTGTGTCAGACTCAGTACCACAGCTGAATCAAATCTATCAATATGTTgtggacattttaaaagaaagaacAAATTTTCATTCTTTAGACAATCAAGGAGACTACCTCACTGCTGTCGCTCGAATTCTTGAGTCAGCATATTTTAATACAGGTTCATTTGACAGTCAGTCACAGAGAATGTTTGATAAATTAGCTAgtgttttagaattaaaaaagaaagacaCAGTTTCAAGTGAAGAGAAATCCACTACAGTATTACATGATTCCAAAGACACAACAGACAGTCTTCCTTCTTATGCTTCAGGGGGAGAATTAAATGAAGAGTTTGAAATTACAGAACAAATCTCTGAGCTGGACTCAGAGTCTTCTAATAGTGAAAAACCTGAGTCAATAGCAAATGTAaaaattatagataaaaatggtaatataaaatatatgaaagtaGAAGAATTTGAAGACTATGCTCAATTTACAAATATTGATGATTATGTATCAAATAAACGGACAGAGTCAAATAATGAAAATGTTGATAATGATACAAATGAAAATGTAGGTGACactgataataataataataataataacaaagatgAGTTATGA